A window of the Arenibacter algicola genome harbors these coding sequences:
- a CDS encoding SusC/RagA family TonB-linked outer membrane protein has protein sequence MKNITYSTSNRYFVLSALRKTIPINLPLIIFCFLTSGLFAQETITVNGSVSDSQGVPLPGVSIVQKGTTNGVTTDFDGQYSINAPSNATLIYTYIGMSSQEIQINGRQVVNVGLQESTESLDEVVVVGFGTQSRSLMSSSVSKIKQTEIQNSPAVNPVQLLQGKVAGLSVNVDSGQPGSGAAVYIRGGTQTDPRSGANEPLYIIDGVFREDLNGVSPSDIKSIEVLKDAASTAIYGARAANGVILVTTVTGKESGKGRINIRYSTGVDQQAKDYNWTSVEDYLRVSRLAAQKGVSLNSPGARLTNANFGYSVQELSEKGEFGFERIALTYLDDLTSLEGQAYVDGLLANGYRTMTDPVTGRELIFIDNKLNEIRVRSAITHDINVGMSGSSEMGNYNISAGYLDQEGVVIGTGATRFNTLMNGTFNINNNLAVNGQFTYQFNDIDQPRSTNNTINRSSRLPHTYRIWNDDGTPALGESTGSPRNIFHELYYQDDERKQFRTSSKIGLDWNIIKGLSFSPSASVYRLESNGNLFERASREVTNRAMSRFNDTQNQVMLDGLLKYTNTFNEKHNLDVLLGTQYVKNHFESFSGSGSNAPTDLISTLNASETERERVTSDISTNKLMSFFGKLDYNFARKYLVGFSIRRDGSSRFSENNRFGIFPAVSAGWNLHQEEFWKSDLLSKVKIRGSWGKAGNDNLALSDTQGGFSSTSYALGSAVRISKLPNLNLKWETTTQTNIGLDLGIAKDRFNILIDYYNKVTSDRLLNMPLPAQTGFSSIRSNFGSLTNQGVEMELSGTIIAKENFSWNLAGNLAYNKSEVTKLPDNEFDKNRNGGLIIWDENGNETRVGGLAEGERPNGVWAYEMIGVYATDEEAANAPDDQVMSGYYRSQYGGAKNGGDAIWKDVNGDNIIDSRDQVFMGYVDPNFRGGMVNTISYKGLSLRLVQDWATGHVIWNNFRARSNANSRNNVVTNTDVLSDAMWKEQGDIATLPRYDNASGADNGPGNHHRQSNIYTKKGDYLSFREVSLSYSFPKDISSKLGMSNTSLGLEFYNLGYITQYDGLTPEQFDGTDEGIYPRPFQIRLRLNASF, from the coding sequence ATGAAAAATATTACTTATTCAACTTCGAATAGGTACTTTGTTCTTTCTGCATTGAGAAAGACAATACCTATTAACTTGCCTTTAATTATATTTTGTTTTTTGACCTCGGGTCTATTCGCACAGGAAACTATTACTGTGAATGGTTCGGTTTCTGATAGCCAAGGGGTTCCTTTGCCTGGAGTGAGTATTGTTCAGAAGGGCACTACCAATGGGGTTACTACCGATTTTGATGGGCAATATAGTATTAATGCACCATCAAACGCCACATTGATTTATACTTATATAGGTATGTCTTCCCAGGAAATACAAATTAACGGTAGACAGGTGGTCAATGTGGGTCTTCAGGAATCCACAGAAAGTCTTGATGAAGTGGTAGTTGTTGGTTTTGGTACCCAATCCAGATCACTCATGTCAAGTTCAGTATCTAAAATCAAACAAACCGAAATTCAAAATAGTCCTGCAGTTAATCCAGTTCAGCTATTGCAGGGTAAGGTGGCAGGCCTAAGTGTAAATGTTGACTCGGGCCAGCCTGGTTCCGGAGCAGCTGTTTACATTAGGGGAGGTACCCAAACGGATCCACGTTCAGGAGCCAATGAACCTCTTTATATAATTGATGGCGTTTTTAGGGAAGATCTTAATGGTGTTAGCCCTAGTGACATCAAATCCATTGAAGTTCTAAAAGATGCGGCCTCGACAGCTATATATGGTGCCCGTGCTGCCAACGGTGTTATCTTGGTTACAACTGTTACTGGGAAGGAATCTGGAAAAGGGCGTATTAACATACGTTATTCAACAGGAGTTGATCAGCAAGCCAAAGACTATAATTGGACAAGTGTAGAGGATTATCTAAGGGTATCAAGATTAGCTGCCCAGAAAGGGGTGAGTTTAAACAGTCCGGGAGCTAGGCTGACAAATGCAAACTTTGGATATTCTGTTCAGGAACTATCGGAAAAAGGGGAATTTGGTTTTGAACGTATTGCTCTGACCTATTTGGACGATTTGACTTCTTTGGAAGGGCAGGCATATGTAGATGGTTTATTGGCCAATGGCTATAGAACCATGACGGATCCAGTCACAGGCAGGGAGCTGATATTTATTGATAATAAACTTAATGAAATTAGGGTCAGATCTGCAATTACACATGATATAAATGTAGGAATGTCAGGTTCGTCGGAAATGGGTAATTATAACATTAGTGCCGGTTATTTGGATCAAGAAGGTGTCGTAATCGGAACAGGTGCGACTAGATTTAATACTTTAATGAATGGTACTTTTAATATTAATAATAATCTAGCTGTTAATGGACAATTCACCTATCAATTCAACGATATTGACCAGCCCAGGAGCACCAACAATACCATCAATAGATCTTCTAGGTTGCCGCACACCTATAGAATTTGGAATGATGATGGTACTCCGGCATTAGGAGAAAGTACTGGTTCACCAAGAAATATTTTCCATGAATTGTACTATCAGGATGACGAAAGAAAACAATTTAGGACGAGCAGTAAAATTGGCCTGGACTGGAATATTATAAAAGGACTTTCTTTTTCACCAAGTGCTTCTGTTTATAGGTTGGAAAGCAACGGGAATTTATTTGAACGGGCTTCCAGAGAAGTTACCAATCGGGCAATGTCCAGATTTAATGATACGCAAAACCAGGTGATGCTCGATGGTTTATTGAAGTATACGAATACTTTTAATGAAAAGCACAATTTGGATGTGTTGCTGGGAACCCAATATGTTAAAAATCATTTTGAAAGTTTTAGTGGTAGTGGAAGTAATGCCCCTACTGACCTAATATCAACGCTAAATGCCTCGGAGACGGAAAGAGAAAGAGTAACTTCCGATATTTCTACCAACAAGTTGATGAGCTTTTTTGGAAAACTGGATTATAATTTTGCAAGGAAATACCTTGTAGGTTTTAGCATCAGGCGAGATGGATCCTCAAGATTCTCAGAAAATAATAGGTTTGGTATTTTTCCTGCGGTATCCGCGGGTTGGAATTTGCATCAAGAAGAATTCTGGAAATCGGATTTGTTAAGTAAGGTAAAAATTAGGGGTAGCTGGGGTAAAGCCGGTAATGACAACTTAGCTCTTTCGGACACTCAAGGTGGGTTTTCTTCAACTTCCTACGCCTTGGGCAGTGCTGTTAGGATTTCCAAACTTCCAAATCTGAACCTAAAGTGGGAAACGACTACACAAACTAATATCGGTTTGGACCTGGGCATAGCCAAGGACCGTTTCAATATTTTAATCGACTACTACAATAAGGTTACTTCGGACAGATTGCTAAATATGCCTCTTCCGGCGCAAACAGGATTTAGTAGTATCAGAAGTAATTTTGGGTCCCTAACCAATCAAGGGGTGGAAATGGAACTGAGTGGAACCATTATAGCCAAAGAAAATTTTTCATGGAACTTGGCCGGGAACCTTGCATATAATAAAAGTGAAGTTACCAAATTACCTGATAACGAGTTTGATAAAAACCGGAATGGAGGGCTTATTATTTGGGATGAAAATGGCAACGAAACCAGGGTTGGAGGTCTTGCGGAGGGTGAAAGACCCAATGGAGTTTGGGCCTACGAAATGATCGGTGTTTATGCAACGGACGAAGAAGCGGCAAATGCACCTGATGATCAAGTAATGTCAGGATACTATAGGTCACAATATGGAGGAGCTAAAAACGGCGGTGATGCAATTTGGAAAGATGTCAATGGTGACAACATTATAGATTCTAGAGACCAGGTATTTATGGGGTATGTCGATCCAAATTTTCGTGGGGGAATGGTGAATACTATATCCTATAAAGGGCTTTCGTTGCGATTGGTGCAAGATTGGGCTACTGGTCACGTCATTTGGAACAATTTTAGAGCGAGATCAAATGCAAATTCCAGAAATAATGTGGTAACCAATACCGATGTTCTAAGTGATGCCATGTGGAAAGAACAAGGAGATATTGCTACTTTACCCAGATATGATAACGCTTCTGGTGCTGATAACGGACCGGGCAATCATCATAGACAATCCAATATATATACAAAAAAAGGTGATTATTTGTCATTCAGGGAAGTATCTCTAAGCTATTCATTTCCTAAGGATATAAGCTCAAAATTAGGGATGAGCAATACTAGTCTCGGATTGGAATTTTACAATTTGGGATATATAACCCAATATGACGGTCTAACACCAGAACAGTTTGATGGCACGGACGAGGGAATATATCCAAGACCCTTTCAAATAAGGCTAAGACTAAATGCTTCATTTTAA
- a CDS encoding RagB/SusD family nutrient uptake outer membrane protein, with amino-acid sequence MKHVYRFFMFPILCGLLIGLVGCEDVLDTEVPSDIVFGNFPANGQEAQALLLGAYRDLKDDYNSTAYHEDRGDGFDVGVIGTVSNAWGQNITSTNGPSWTGYYGALNNINFLLSVADDISFSNENDRDKLKAEALFLRATYYFYMARIWGDVPLLTEPVLSPDAEVIGRTPVGQVFTQINQDISEAITLFPNDGFGDKNFASKPAAYALQADVKMWTGKVLGGGVADFDAALSAIQKIQDQGASLLDSFNDVFDTKKNDEIIFAIFNDRDEVNNHYASTLSVRDVNYDPVASPDIPGSSANVRHNYSPSERTRDLFTSSTDVRTDRTFLPFYLEVDGPIISYSQTRYYGEIIDGVRLFTNDFIIYRWADMLLLRAEAYAAKNDLENAVIALDLVRNRAQNEDYSGPLDQNSVNLEILAERGRELFLEPKRWWDLRRFHADGTIDVYDFVPNLQGLTTPLYWSVSQSVMAENTLIEQTEGYD; translated from the coding sequence ATGAAACACGTATATAGATTTTTTATGTTTCCCATTCTTTGTGGGCTTTTAATCGGGCTTGTGGGATGTGAGGATGTTTTGGACACAGAAGTACCTTCAGATATCGTTTTTGGAAATTTCCCGGCCAACGGACAAGAGGCTCAGGCTTTATTGCTAGGAGCTTACAGAGATCTTAAGGACGATTACAATAGTACAGCATATCACGAAGATCGGGGAGATGGTTTTGATGTTGGGGTAATTGGCACGGTATCAAATGCCTGGGGTCAAAATATTACTTCAACCAATGGCCCTTCATGGACGGGTTATTACGGTGCCTTGAATAATATCAATTTCTTGTTGTCGGTAGCGGATGACATTTCTTTTTCAAATGAAAACGATAGGGATAAATTAAAGGCAGAGGCTTTGTTCTTGAGAGCTACATATTATTTTTATATGGCCAGAATTTGGGGTGATGTTCCACTGCTCACTGAACCAGTTCTATCACCTGATGCAGAGGTAATAGGAAGAACACCAGTTGGTCAGGTATTTACTCAAATAAATCAAGATATTTCAGAGGCCATAACATTATTTCCCAATGATGGTTTCGGGGACAAAAATTTTGCTTCCAAACCGGCCGCATATGCATTGCAGGCGGATGTAAAAATGTGGACAGGCAAAGTTTTGGGTGGAGGTGTCGCCGATTTTGATGCGGCTTTATCTGCTATTCAGAAAATTCAGGATCAAGGCGCTTCACTATTGGATTCCTTTAATGATGTATTTGACACCAAGAAGAATGATGAAATAATTTTCGCAATTTTCAATGACAGGGACGAAGTCAATAACCACTATGCTAGTACATTGTCCGTTAGGGATGTTAATTATGATCCTGTAGCCAGTCCCGATATTCCTGGTAGCAGTGCTAATGTTAGGCATAATTATTCACCAAGTGAGAGGACTCGGGATTTATTTACAAGTAGTACCGATGTTAGGACAGATAGAACCTTTTTGCCATTTTATTTGGAAGTGGATGGACCTATAATTTCTTATTCCCAAACCAGGTATTATGGAGAAATTATTGATGGAGTCCGCTTATTTACAAATGACTTTATCATTTACAGATGGGCGGATATGTTATTGTTAAGGGCTGAGGCTTACGCTGCAAAAAACGATTTAGAAAATGCCGTCATTGCTTTAGACTTGGTGCGAAATAGAGCGCAAAATGAGGACTATTCAGGTCCTTTGGATCAAAATTCTGTAAATCTTGAGATATTGGCAGAAAGGGGCAGGGAACTCTTTTTGGAGCCAAAAAGATGGTGGGATCTAAGAAGATTCCATGCAGACGGTACCATTGACGTGTATGATTTTGTTCCCAATTTACAAGGGCTAACAACGCCATTGTATTGGTCTGTGAGTCAATCAGTAATGGCTGAAAATACTCTAATTGAACAAACAGAAGGGTATGATTAA
- a CDS encoding sialidase family protein — MKKFLKLSSFIITLLMVTSGLSQVSGKLGFDIPIIDLDGEDSIQIVVDREKDQYLGHPTTVLLEDGKTIICVYPKGHGKGGIVMKKSIDGGKTWSDRLKTPENWSTSKEVPTIYPTTDANGKDRLIMFSGAQHRFQEVIRMAVSEDQGETWSELKAIGDYSGIVAMADCIPLKDAGHYLATFHTQGPEKSMILYQVESMDGGLTWEEPKELYRASSHHLCEAGLIYSPDKSEIAMLLRENARNYNSQIMFSSDEGKTWSKPKPMPGALNGDRHQGIYMPDGRLLIQFRDNTPRNRPGNVLSPTEGDWVGWVGTWSDLKNGYEGQFRIRFKDNKKGWDTTYPSAELLPDGTLVCTTYGHWDEGEQPYILSFRFKTDLLNKKLMEHSKSALDKIQNVME; from the coding sequence ATGAAAAAATTTCTAAAGTTGTCCTCCTTTATCATTACTCTTTTGATGGTCACAAGTGGATTATCTCAAGTTTCTGGTAAACTAGGTTTTGATATACCTATAATTGATTTGGATGGTGAAGATAGCATCCAAATTGTCGTAGACAGGGAAAAAGACCAATATCTTGGACATCCGACAACTGTTCTCCTGGAAGATGGTAAGACAATTATCTGTGTGTATCCGAAAGGTCATGGAAAAGGTGGAATCGTAATGAAAAAATCCATCGACGGAGGCAAAACATGGTCTGATCGCTTAAAGACTCCTGAAAACTGGTCCACGAGTAAGGAGGTTCCAACCATCTATCCAACAACCGATGCTAATGGAAAGGATAGGTTAATTATGTTCAGTGGTGCCCAACATCGTTTTCAGGAAGTTATTCGAATGGCGGTATCAGAGGATCAGGGTGAAACTTGGAGCGAATTGAAGGCTATTGGGGATTATTCCGGAATCGTGGCCATGGCGGATTGTATTCCCTTAAAAGATGCTGGACATTATCTGGCTACTTTCCATACCCAGGGTCCAGAAAAATCCATGATCTTATATCAGGTTGAAAGTATGGATGGTGGACTTACTTGGGAAGAACCTAAAGAGTTGTATAGGGCTTCAAGCCATCATCTTTGTGAAGCTGGATTGATTTATAGTCCTGACAAAAGTGAAATAGCCATGTTGTTACGGGAGAATGCCAGAAACTACAATAGTCAGATCATGTTCAGTTCCGATGAAGGAAAGACTTGGAGCAAACCAAAACCGATGCCTGGAGCTCTCAACGGAGATCGTCATCAAGGGATTTATATGCCTGACGGGAGGTTATTGATACAGTTTAGGGACAATACCCCGCGCAATAGACCAGGAAATGTGCTTAGTCCTACCGAGGGTGATTGGGTTGGATGGGTAGGAACTTGGAGTGATTTAAAAAATGGATATGAAGGTCAGTTCCGAATTCGGTTTAAGGATAATAAAAAAGGTTGGGACACTACCTACCCTTCAGCTGAACTATTGCCTGATGGTACTTTGGTCTGTACAACATACGGGCACTGGGACGAAGGGGAACAACCTTATATACTATCCTTTAGATTTAAAACAGACTTATTGAATAAAAAACTGATGGAGCACAGCAAGAGCGCATTGGACAAAATCCAAAATGTCATGGAATAG
- a CDS encoding arylsulfatase, giving the protein MKITSRIFSIIMGSLVLTLSSCLSKNPEKGIQKDSRPNILIVMVDDLGFSDIGCYGSEIPTPNIDRLAFNGLLYTQFRNAARCCPTRASLMTGLYPHQAGIGHMMNDLGHEGYRGDLSPNTVTIAEALKLVGYNTYMAGKWHLTRFTDPKGASHNWPLQRGFDKFYGTLPGYGSQYNPAGLMENNDFKEPKGDFYYTEALTQKSISYLEEASMSKSPFFLYLSYSAPHYPLHAKEEFIARHRGRFSKGWDSLRIRRFNNLKDNGILALTTKLSERDGMGIPWEEEPNKAWQESRMEAYAGMIGHVDQGIGSILSVLEKNGQLGNTIIFFLSDNGGSAEGHLNNTVERWGTPWESSLIPEKTRDGERVISGDFVGLELGPENTFGSYGPKWSNLSNTPFRMHKNWVHEGGISTPFIVHWPNGIVDQGKLRNQPGHIMDIMATCLEVSGGTHPSEYNGHFIKPLQGVSLVPTFDDNPLNRNEPLFWEHEGNRAVIKGKWKLVSAYPGSWSNMMEFKNKGNWELYNLDTDRTETNNLSKLYPDLVEELSNAWQHWANKNGVVDYKELDLEIY; this is encoded by the coding sequence ATGAAAATTACATCGAGAATTTTTAGTATAATCATGGGCTCACTTGTGTTAACCCTCTCATCTTGTCTGTCTAAAAACCCAGAGAAAGGAATACAAAAAGATTCAAGACCCAATATATTGATAGTGATGGTGGATGACCTTGGGTTTTCGGATATTGGCTGCTATGGAAGTGAAATACCCACACCTAATATTGATCGCCTTGCGTTTAATGGATTATTATATACCCAATTCCGTAATGCAGCAAGATGTTGCCCTACGAGAGCAAGTTTAATGACCGGTTTATATCCGCACCAGGCCGGTATAGGACATATGATGAACGATTTGGGACATGAAGGTTATAGAGGAGATTTGAGTCCCAACACTGTAACTATTGCCGAAGCCCTGAAATTAGTTGGATATAATACCTATATGGCCGGCAAATGGCACCTGACGCGTTTTACGGATCCAAAGGGGGCTTCCCATAATTGGCCGCTTCAAAGAGGGTTTGATAAATTTTATGGTACATTGCCTGGTTATGGCAGTCAATACAATCCTGCAGGATTAATGGAGAACAATGATTTCAAGGAGCCTAAAGGGGATTTTTATTACACGGAAGCGCTAACTCAGAAATCAATTTCTTATCTAGAAGAAGCAAGCATGAGCAAAAGCCCTTTTTTTCTGTATTTGTCCTATTCGGCCCCTCACTATCCTCTCCACGCCAAGGAAGAGTTTATAGCTAGGCATAGAGGAAGATTTTCAAAGGGCTGGGACAGTTTGCGCATCCGACGATTTAATAATTTAAAAGACAATGGTATACTTGCCTTAACCACAAAATTATCGGAGCGGGATGGAATGGGAATACCTTGGGAGGAAGAACCGAATAAGGCTTGGCAAGAATCTAGAATGGAGGCATACGCGGGCATGATTGGGCATGTAGATCAAGGTATTGGAAGTATTTTATCTGTACTTGAGAAGAATGGACAATTGGGTAATACCATTATTTTTTTTCTTTCGGACAATGGAGGTTCGGCCGAAGGCCATCTAAATAACACAGTGGAACGATGGGGAACTCCTTGGGAAAGTTCGTTGATTCCAGAAAAAACTAGAGATGGTGAAAGGGTTATCTCCGGTGATTTTGTTGGTTTGGAATTGGGGCCAGAAAACACCTTTGGAAGCTATGGCCCTAAATGGTCCAATTTATCCAACACTCCATTTAGAATGCATAAGAATTGGGTCCACGAAGGGGGAATATCCACTCCGTTTATAGTTCATTGGCCAAATGGAATAGTTGATCAGGGAAAATTACGTAATCAGCCCGGGCATATCATGGATATAATGGCAACATGTCTGGAAGTCTCGGGGGGAACACATCCTTCGGAATATAATGGACATTTTATAAAACCGTTGCAAGGAGTAAGTCTTGTGCCAACATTTGATGATAATCCCCTGAACAGAAATGAGCCTTTATTCTGGGAACATGAAGGAAATAGGGCAGTTATCAAAGGAAAATGGAAATTGGTTTCCGCTTATCCGGGCAGTTGGTCCAATATGATGGAATTTAAAAATAAAGGAAATTGGGAGTTGTACAATTTGGATACAGATCGAACAGAAACCAATAACCTATCCAAGTTGTATCCTGATCTTGTAGAGGAGCTATCCAATGCTTGGCAGCATTGGGCCAATAAGAATGGTGTTGTAGATTATAAGGAACTGGACTTGGAGATTTATTAA
- a CDS encoding sialidase family protein, protein MKLKNTNSVIKMMPLFLLTILGSCKEQVEISQNLTVKTFNYPVLKEKNDNPILRIQMDSEKEGETVKAIQLNMGNTKPENLKNIRVYYTERDSLFNEKVLYGASATIQKSSLINGNQNLQKGTNYFWVSYELADNVDLTDKVYANLDYVTIGEKKLGVSNNKETKALRLGVAVRQHWDDNVHTYRIPGLTTTKDGSLLAVYDVRRESGRDLQGHMDIGVSRSIDGGNSWEPMRIALDMGEWGGLPQKFNGVSDANILVDKNTGTIYLAGLWMHGVINVEGVWQENLNKESDAWNHQWRTKGSQPGFGVKQTSQFLITKSTDDGRTWSDPINLTEMCKDPKWWLWAPAPGHGITLKDGTLVIPTQGRDENGLPFSNITYSKDGGETWKTSNPASHNTTECMAVELSSGEIMLNIRDNRNGENKSETNGRAIMITDDLGETWTEHPTSHGALIEPKCMASIHRHDYTDNKGDSKSILVFSNPNSKYKRIKQTIKVSLDDGKTWPKEYWIELDEGRGAGYSCITSIDNDHIGILYEGSQAHMTFQKININELIKKYD, encoded by the coding sequence ATGAAACTAAAAAATACAAATTCGGTAATAAAAATGATGCCACTATTTCTTCTTACAATCTTAGGGAGTTGTAAAGAGCAAGTGGAAATAAGCCAAAATCTTACTGTCAAAACGTTTAACTATCCTGTGTTAAAGGAAAAAAACGATAATCCAATATTAAGAATTCAAATGGATTCAGAGAAGGAGGGAGAAACTGTAAAAGCCATACAGTTGAATATGGGAAATACAAAACCAGAAAACCTTAAAAATATTCGGGTTTATTATACAGAAAGGGATTCGTTGTTTAATGAAAAGGTATTGTATGGAGCCTCTGCAACAATTCAAAAATCCTCACTAATTAACGGAAACCAAAACCTTCAAAAGGGAACCAATTATTTTTGGGTATCCTACGAATTGGCCGATAATGTTGATCTGACCGATAAGGTATATGCCAATCTAGATTATGTCACCATCGGGGAGAAAAAACTTGGAGTATCAAATAATAAGGAAACAAAAGCCTTACGCCTTGGAGTGGCAGTCAGACAACATTGGGATGATAATGTACATACCTATCGCATTCCCGGGCTTACCACAACTAAGGATGGTTCTTTGTTAGCTGTTTATGATGTTCGTAGGGAATCAGGAAGGGATTTACAGGGGCATATGGATATTGGTGTTAGTAGATCCATTGATGGCGGAAATTCCTGGGAACCTATGCGCATAGCTTTGGATATGGGAGAATGGGGCGGACTGCCTCAAAAGTTCAATGGGGTTAGCGATGCCAATATTTTGGTAGATAAGAATACTGGGACGATTTATTTGGCCGGGCTATGGATGCATGGCGTTATCAACGTTGAAGGCGTTTGGCAAGAAAACCTAAATAAAGAAAGTGATGCATGGAACCATCAGTGGCGGACCAAGGGTTCCCAACCTGGTTTCGGTGTTAAACAGACCAGTCAATTTCTGATCACTAAAAGTACTGATGACGGAAGGACATGGAGTGATCCCATTAATTTAACAGAGATGTGCAAAGATCCCAAATGGTGGTTATGGGCACCGGCACCTGGTCATGGAATAACGCTAAAAGATGGAACTTTGGTTATTCCAACCCAAGGCAGGGATGAAAATGGATTGCCATTTTCAAATATTACCTACAGTAAGGATGGTGGGGAAACATGGAAAACAAGTAATCCCGCATCCCATAATACTACCGAATGTATGGCAGTTGAACTTTCAAGTGGAGAAATTATGCTGAACATTAGGGATAACCGTAATGGGGAGAACAAATCGGAAACCAATGGTCGCGCCATTATGATTACCGATGATCTTGGTGAAACTTGGACCGAACACCCTACATCCCATGGTGCTCTCATAGAACCCAAGTGCATGGCCAGTATCCATCGTCATGATTATACGGATAATAAAGGGGATTCAAAGAGTATTTTAGTGTTTTCCAATCCTAATTCCAAGTACAAGAGAATCAAGCAGACCATCAAAGTAAGTTTGGACGATGGTAAAACATGGCCCAAGGAGTACTGGATAGAATTGGATGAAGGACGTGGTGCTGGATATTCTTGTATAACTTCGATAGATAATGACCATATTGGAATTCTGTACGAAGGTAGCCAAGCCCATATGACCTTTCAAAAGATCAACATTAATGAACTAATCAAAAAGTATGACTAA